AACACAACTGTAATTGCGATGATTGTTGTATATGCCAACATATATGGTTTTTCTTCTCTTTTCAACTTTAAAAACACTTCAAATTGCTTATGCATAAAGAATAAGAGTACACCGATCACAATTGCTAATCCTACAAATGGCTGAAAGGTATTACTTTGTTCGAGAAGCCCAACTAATTTTAGTTGTTCATATATATCTCTAGTAATTGTGTCACCCTCTTTTACAAGCACTTGACCTTGTAATATGTAGACAGGTGCGACCTCATCTTCCGCCTTTTTTTTACGCTCTTTTGTAGCATTCGAATCATAAAAGTAATTCGCTTCTATTGCATACTTTCCAAGCGCATTTAAAGCTTCTTTTAAATCGCTATTAACATTAATATTTTTGATTTCTTCCACAAAGCGATTTCTCGCTGCATCTTCTTCATTCATTTTAATATGTGAACTCATTATATTATTAACAGCTGTTATAACCGGATATTTCGCTGCTTCTAATTGGTCTGGATCAGCATTAATAAATTGTAACAACACTGCATCAGATAAACTTTTCGTTAAATCTATAGGTAACTTCTTCTTCAGTTTCTCCAGCCTGTCTGCGGGCGTAACCTTTTTTTGTTCATCAGGGCCTACCGCTTTTGTTTCCGCATCTACTTCTTTAATTGCATCAAACACCGAGTTCACAATATCAATTTTATTTTGCTTGTACTCACTTTTATACGTATATTGATCATCGACTTTTTGAGCGGCCTCTCTTTTCTTCTTATCTGTTGTTATCTTATCTTCGATGTTGATAGGAGAATGGATTGTTTGATTAGAAATAGAGAGCATTTTAACATCTAGTTGTTCTGGTTTCACATTGTTGATTAGTGCAAAAAACAACACGGCTCCTAATAAAATATAAGAAACCCAGCTTAGCTTTTTCGAATGTTGTATATTTCGAAACCACTTAGAAATTTCTCGAGACTTTGACATGATTTCAATACCTTCTCCTCTCCAGACATACAGTAAAACGAATTTCAGTGGAGCGTTCCTTCTTTCAGCTAAAAGTTAACTCACATAAATAAACTACACACTTTAAGGTGTTCCTCCTTGAATTTCACTACGCACTTATCCTGTATTTATATTTACTACCCTTTCATGATATTAAAAAATACGCAATTCGCCAACCTTTCCATTCCCCATTCATTATTAAGTCATATTCATTTGGTCTTTACAAGCAGCTCTTACAATGAATAAAAAGAAATGATCCCGGCCAATAGGATCATTCCATTTTATCATACGCCTCAATAATTCGTTGTACAAGTGGATGTCTTACAACATCTGTTTGTTCTAGTCTAACAAAGGAAAGTCCCGATACATTAGATAATACTTTTTCTGCAATCGAAAGTCCTGACTTAACCCCTTTTGGTAAGTCAATTTGAGTAGGATCACCTGTAACAACCATTTTCGAACTGAAGCCTAGGCGAGTTAAAAACATTTTGATTTGAGCACCAGTTGTATTTTGTGCCTCATCTAAAATAACAAAGGAATCATCGAGCGTTCTTCCTCTCATATATGCAAGAGGTGCAATCTCAATTGTACCTCTTTCCATCATACGCTGCGTATATTCTTGTCCAAGAATATCATGGAGCGCATCATATAAAGGACGTAAATAAGGGTCTACTTTTTCTTTTAAGTCCCCTGGTAAAAACCCTAAACTTTCTCCAGCTTCTACTGCTGGTCTTGTTAAAATAATCTTTTTCACATAACCGTGTTTTAACGCTCGCACGGCCATTACCACAGCCAAATACGTTTTCCCTGTACCAGCTGGTCCGATTCCAAAAACGATATCATTCTTTTTCATCGCATGAATATACTGCCTTTGCCCCATCGTTTTTACACGTATAGACTTACCTTTTGCTGTTTTAAAAATTTCCTCTTCATATAACTCTTCAAAATGAGCAATTTTTCCTTGGCGACCAAGTTGAATTGCATATAGAACATCCCGTTCAGTAATTGATACACCTTTACGAATAACAGTTAGTAATTGCTGTAAAATATTTTCAACAAGCGCCACTGCTTCATCTGTTCCAGATACACGAACAGATTCTCCTCTAGTTACAATCGATACAGAAAGCTCTTGTTCAATTACTTTCAAATTCGCATCATTCACTCCAAACAGAGCGATTGCTTCATTGTGATTTTCTACTTGTTGATTCATCTCTACTAATTGTTCTGTCATACTCAGTCTCCTTGAATATCGGATTCAGATATAGGTTGTGGCTCTGCGATATTTTCAATCACTGTATAATGTAATGCTACTTTTAGTTGTTCGCCTTCAACCTTTTTATGCAAAATCTTATCACTTACAATCATAGCATGTTCATCCAATTTTTTCTTTAATTCTTTTTCTGCCATTTCTTTCGCAACTTTAAGCGCTTCCCTTTCCGTATATTCACGGTTAGCCTCTTCCTCTTCGCGCACAATTTCTTTTTCATAAGAAATCGGTAATGTAAAACCGAGTAATTTCACATCATGTTTTATATTTTCATTTTGGGACTTTCTATACTTATCATGCTGAAATCCCCATATTTTTATTTTAGCACTTCCTAATCGAAGAAAATGCTCATTATATGAATTTCCTGTATATACTTGAAAAGTGGTTTTCAGCGGAACTGTTACATTAGATTCATACCATGTTTCTCCATAAACAATCCCTTTTGCGGAAACAATTGTGGGATTTTCTTCATTCCCAAATATGCCCGAAACAAGCAACTGTCCTTTTTTTACATAATCATTTTTCATTACAACTGGCTTCCCCACCTCTACAAAGGTTCTCGTAATAATCGCTCCCTTTTTCGCTACCAAGTTTTGCGGTTGTCGCTCCTTCTCCTTTTTCGGCTCATTTTTTTCAACTATTTTAAAATGATATGTTGTTCCTTGCACATCAAGACCAGCCCATGTAATCGCATTAATTTTATCCGTCAAGTGCCGCTGAATTTCTTCCACACTTGGCATTTGGAATTGCAATCTTCCTTTCTTGATACCCATTTTGTCCAATTCTTTCATAAGTATATATTCTGTTTCTGGTTTAGCTCCCGTAACTTCAATTTTCCATACCATATTTGATAAGGCGATCATACCGAAAAAAAAGACAAGAAATCCAATTAAAAACCCACTATTTTTAATCAGTCGCTTATTCCAAAACGGAGCGCCATAGCGCCCTATAAAATATAGTTTGCATTCATGTTTACGATAAATTTCCCTTATTTTTTTTATATCTCGCAACAGCATACAAAAGACTAATGTTTCATCAGCAATTTTCTTTACATCCCAAACAACTAAATTCCTGCGTACACACTCATTAACAAACCGCTCAACTCCTCTTCCTTCAATGCGTACTTTGACATACCCAAGCCATTTCGTAAACCATTGATTTTTCATTGTCTGCCCCCCACTATCTTTCTCAAAAGCAGAGCTTCTCTCTACTTTTTATGGCTCGTACAACATACAGTGAAATATGAATCAGTGAGCGTATCTAATCTCACTGATTACAAATTTCCCCTCTGTTTTACTTCTCTAAAACGTTACATAAAGAAGAGAACTTTCATGATAGGACTTTCTCTTTATTTTTCTTTCTTTTCATTTTCTAAAAATGTTACTTGTTCAATTACACCTTCAAGTAGAAGTTCTTCTGGGAGGATTGTTTTGATGACAAACGACTGTCCTTTAATTAATAATTGACCGTTTTTTAATAACAGCCTTACTTCTTTATCAGAAAAAACTAATAATCCTCGGTGATTTTCTATATAAATATGCACTTGCCCAACAAGAGTAATACGAGGCAGATCCATTAGTACATCCACTGGTAGGTCTATTTGCTTTGTGAGCCAATTTTTCATTTGTTCCAGCTTCTTCATCTCCAAGACCCCCCTCTCATCCCATATGTATGAAAAAAGGGCTTGTAATATCACGTCCAAACAAAAAAAAGCATAAAAAAACGTCTCATTTCTCATGAGACGTTTTTTTATGCTAATAGCTGTGCAACCAGCTTATTCACTTGCGATCCGTCTGCTTTCCCTTTTACTTTTGGCATAACAGCACTCATCACTTTACCCATATCCGCTTTCGATGTTGCACCAACTTCTGAGATAACTTGCTTAATTACATCAGCTAGTTCTTCTTCTGTTAGCTGTTTCGGCAAATATGTGCTTAAAATCTGAATTTCACTTTGCAGTTTATCAACAAGGTCATCTCGACCTGCTTTTTTAAATTCAAGGAGGGAGTCCTTACGCTGTTTTACTTCACGAGTTAAAACTGTTAATTCCTCTTCTTCAGTAAGAGTCTGTTGCAGCTTAATACCTTCATTTTGCAAAGCAGCCTTAACCATACGAATGACGGTTAATTGTTCTTTTTGTTTATTCTTCATCGCTTGTTTCATATCACCGTTTAAACGATCGAGAAGACTCATAACTTACACCCTCTCTTAGAATTTACGCTTTCTTGCCGCTTCAGATTTCTTCTTACGTTTTACACTTGGTTTTTCATAAAACTCGCGTTTTCTTGCTTCAGCAAGTGTACCAGTTTTAGAAACCGATCTTTTAAAACGGCGAAGTGCATCCTCCAAAGACTCGTTTTTACGAACGATTGTTTTTGACATTATCTTTCCCTCCCTCCGAAACATCACACTTACATACTAACTTCAGCATGCAAAAAGAAACACTTCTTCAGCATGTCTTTTACGATTATAATACATTTTGTCACTTTAGGTCAACTATTTAGCGGAATAAAAGAAAAGCAGATCATTTTTTGACCAAAAACTCCATTCAGTCGTTTCTTATTTTCCAATCACTTGATCCCAGCGCACCTTAAAGTAACGAAAACAAAATTATGAACTTTTGTATGTTATTCTCATACATTCCATTATGTTTTCAATCCTTATCATAGCAAGTTTGAAAACATAACCATAAAAAAAGCATGCAAACCTTTTTGTTTGCATGCTTTTTCATTATGCGCTTGCAGATTCTTTTTTCATATCATCTTCGAGAACGCGAACAAATTGCCCTTCATTATATGGATAACCAGCTTTTGTAATTTTCACTTTTACTAGTTTCCCAATTAATTCTTCTGACCCTTCAAATACAACCTTTAAGTAATTATCTGTATATCCTACATATAACCCTTCACGGTCACCTTCTTTGAATGGTTCTTCCGGAATAATTTCCAGAACTTCTCCTTCAAACTGAGAAGCATATTCTTTCGCTAATTGATTTGATAATTCAATTAAACGATGAACACGCTCATTTTTCACTTCTTCAGGAATTTGATCTTCCATGCGTGCCGCAGGTGTTCCAGTACGCTTAGAATATGGGAAAACGTGCAGTTCAGAGAAACGGTTTTCTTTAATAAAGTTATATGTTTCCATGAACTCTTCTTCTGTTTCACCCGGGAAACCAACGATTACATCCGATGTAATCGCAAGGCCTGGCAACGCCTCTTTTAAGCGATTTAAACGCTCTTGGAAAAATTCCATTGTATATTTACGACGCATACGTTTTAATACAGTGTTAGAGCCAGATTGAAGTGGAATGTGTAAATGGCGTACAACTACTTTAGATTTATCTAATACTTCAATAACCTCATCAGAAATTTGACTCGCTTCAATAGAAGAAATACGAAGACGCTTCAATCCCTTTACCTCTGCTTCCATGTCACGAAGTAATCCTGCTAAGTTATAGTCTTTCATGTCTTCACCGTATCCACCTGTATGAATACCAGTTAGAACAATTTCTTTATATCCTGCATCCACTAATTGTTGCGCTTGCTTAATGACTTCTTTTCCATCACGAGAACGCATTAAACCGCGTGCCCAAGGAATAATACAGAACGTACAAAAGTTATTGCAACCTTCCTGGATTTTTAAAGATGCGCGTGTACGATCAGTAAAGTATGGTACATCCAATTCTTCATATACACGTGTTTTCATAATGTTACGTACAGCATTAATTGGTTGCCGCTCTTGACGATACTGTTCAATATAATCTAGCATTTTTTCGCGATCTTGAGTACCAACAACGATATCTACACCTGGGATTGCCATAATTTCTGCAGGAGAAGTTTGTGCATAACAACCCGTTACACAAATAACAGCATCCGGATTATGTCTTACTGCACGACGAATCACTTGACGGCTTTTTTTATCACCTGTATTTGTTACAGTACATGTATTAACAACATATACATCTGCTGTTTTTTCAAAATCTACTCTTTCATAACCACTTTGTTTAAACAATTGCCAAATCGCTTCTGTTTCGTAGTGGTTTACTTTACAACCTAACGTATGGAACGCAACAGTTGCCATTGATATCACCCCATCAATTCAAAATGATAAGAAGCGGCGCTTAACGCATAGAGCGGTGCCGTTTCTGTTCTTAAAATTCTTGGTCCTAAACTACATGGTACAAATTTATATTCACGAAGTGCGGATACTTCTTCCTCACTTAAACCACCTTCTGGACCAAATACAATGAGCAGTTTTTGGCCAGGTTCAATGGTTGTAAGAGCTTTTGCAAAATTTGCTTTTTCACCTTGCTTCGCCTCTTCTTCATAGGCAACAAGACAAACATCATACTCTTTACTCATTTCAAGCAATTGTTTAAATGATACTGGAGCATATACATGCGGAATTTCTGTCCGGTGTGATTGCTCCGCAGCTTCCTTCACAATCTTTTTTAAACGTTCTACTTTTTTATCCGTTTTTTTCGCATCCCATTTCACGATTGAACGCGATGCTTGAAATGGCAAAAATGCAGCTGCCCCAAGCTCAGTTCCTTTTTGAAAAATTAACTCAAGCTTGTCTCCTTTCGGCAGTCCACTAGCAATCGTTACGAGTATGGGTAACTCGCTCGTTGTCTCTATCCATTCTACAATAGTGCTATCGACAAATTCATTGGTAATTTCAGCAATTGTACACGCTGCCGTTTTCCCATTTACACAACAATAGATGTGGTCTCCAGCTGACATACGCATCACTCTGGCAATATGATGTACATCATCGCCAACGATACGAATCGTTGTACCATTTACATTCTTCTCTTCTACAAAATAACGTTGCATCTCATCACCTTAGTAAAGTTTCGTTCCTTTCGTAAGCCCATACTTACGAAAAGAACGAAACATTCTCATTTTAATAGAACAAACGGCAAGTCCCTCACCTTTATAGCGAGAGACTTTTCCGTTCATATATTTATAAAATATATATTACGCATTTTGTGCAATGATTGCTACCCAATCTTCCATTCTTAACACTTCTTTAATTGTAAATCCAGCTTTCTCTAGCGCTTCGGAAATTGTTTTTTCCTTAGCTGCAATAATGCCAGACGTAATAAATAATCCGCCTTGTTTTACAACCCTTGCTGCGTCTTCAGGGAACATAAGGATAATTTCCGCAAGTAAATTTGCTACAATTAAATCGACCGGTCCTTCAATACCTTCTAACAAGCTATTTTGCCCTACCGATACAACATCATCTGTTTTATTTAATCGGACATTCATCTCCGCGCTTTCCACTGCTACTGGATCTAAATCATAAGCTTGAACAGAAGCTGCCCCTAGTTTAGCCGCCGCAATACTTAATACTCCTGAACCAGTCCCAACGTCAATGACTGTATCCCCAGGCTTTACTGTTTTCTCTAACGCACGAATACACATCGTTGTCGTTGGATGCGTTCCTGTCCCAAAGGCCATACCAGGATCTAACTCAATAATCTTTTCATCTGGAGAAGAAGGTGTATACTCTTCCCACGTTGGCACAATTGTAAATGTATCAGAAATTTGAACTGGATGATAATATTTTTTCCAAGCAGTAGCCCAATCTTCCTCATCAACTTCATTAATTGTAATGTTCCCTGTACCAATTTCAATGTCGTAAGACGGAAGTACATCAATAGATGATTTTAAACTTGCAATTGTTTCTTGTAAAGAATCCGTTTGCGGGAAATACGCTTTTATTACTACTCCATCCGCTGGATACTCAGCTGGGTTGAGTGCATAAATTTCACCATACTGCTGCTCACGTTCTTTTGTAAGCTCTGCCGGGTCTTCAATCGCTACACCGCTAGCACCTGCTTCGTGTAAAATATGAGAAACAGCTTCTACTGCTTCTTCTGTTGTATGAATACTAATTTCTGACCATTTCACAATTTACCAACTCCATTTTTCGTTTCCATTATTCTCCTTTGAAAGCTCGTTTAAGCTTCCCAAACAAGCTGTCGTCTTTGTCTTCTTGCCCTGCAAATTCACGCAATAATTCTTTTTGATGCGCTGTTAAATTTGTCGGTACCACGACGCGAACGACTACATATTGGTCTCCTTGACCATAACCACGTACATTTGGAGCACCTTTTCCTTTTAAGCGGAATTCTGTACCTGTTTGTGTTCCTGCTGGAATTTTCAGCTTCACTTTCCCATGAACAGTTGGCACTTCCACTTCAGCACCAAGTGCTGCTTGCGCAAACGTTAATGGCATTTCACAAATAATATGATCTCCATCACGCTCAAAGAATTCGTGCTCTCTTACATGAACAACTACGTACAAGTCTCCCGCTGGCCCTCCGTTTACGCCAGCTTCCCCTTTACCGGCAACACGAATTTGTTGACCATTATCAATACCTGCTGGAATTTTAACGTTAATTTTTTTACGTTTACGTACTTTTCCAGTTCCGTGACATGTTGTACATTTTTCTTTAATCATTTGGCCTGTTCCTGAACAATGTCTACATGTTTGACGATTTACAATACGACCAAATGGTGTGTTTTGTTCTACACTGATTTGACCTGTTCCTGAACAATATTTACATGTTTCTTTTGTAGTTCCTGGTTTAGCCCCACTACCG
The window above is part of the Bacillus cytotoxicus NVH 391-98 genome. Proteins encoded here:
- a CDS encoding PhoH family protein, giving the protein MTEQLVEMNQQVENHNEAIALFGVNDANLKVIEQELSVSIVTRGESVRVSGTDEAVALVENILQQLLTVIRKGVSITERDVLYAIQLGRQGKIAHFEELYEEEIFKTAKGKSIRVKTMGQRQYIHAMKKNDIVFGIGPAGTGKTYLAVVMAVRALKHGYVKKIILTRPAVEAGESLGFLPGDLKEKVDPYLRPLYDALHDILGQEYTQRMMERGTIEIAPLAYMRGRTLDDSFVILDEAQNTTGAQIKMFLTRLGFSSKMVVTGDPTQIDLPKGVKSGLSIAEKVLSNVSGLSFVRLEQTDVVRHPLVQRIIEAYDKME
- the yqfD gene encoding sporulation protein YqfD gives rise to the protein MKNQWFTKWLGYVKVRIEGRGVERFVNECVRRNLVVWDVKKIADETLVFCMLLRDIKKIREIYRKHECKLYFIGRYGAPFWNKRLIKNSGFLIGFLVFFFGMIALSNMVWKIEVTGAKPETEYILMKELDKMGIKKGRLQFQMPSVEEIQRHLTDKINAITWAGLDVQGTTYHFKIVEKNEPKKEKERQPQNLVAKKGAIITRTFVEVGKPVVMKNDYVKKGQLLVSGIFGNEENPTIVSAKGIVYGETWYESNVTVPLKTTFQVYTGNSYNEHFLRLGSAKIKIWGFQHDKYRKSQNENIKHDVKLLGFTLPISYEKEIVREEEEANREYTEREALKVAKEMAEKELKKKLDEHAMIVSDKILHKKVEGEQLKVALHYTVIENIAEPQPISESDIQGD
- the yqfC gene encoding sporulation protein YqfC — protein: MKKLEQMKNWLTKQIDLPVDVLMDLPRITLVGQVHIYIENHRGLLVFSDKEVRLLLKNGQLLIKGQSFVIKTILPEELLLEGVIEQVTFLENEKKEK
- a CDS encoding GatB/YqeY domain-containing protein; its protein translation is MSLLDRLNGDMKQAMKNKQKEQLTVIRMVKAALQNEGIKLQQTLTEEEELTVLTREVKQRKDSLLEFKKAGRDDLVDKLQSEIQILSTYLPKQLTEEELADVIKQVISEVGATSKADMGKVMSAVMPKVKGKADGSQVNKLVAQLLA
- the rpsU gene encoding 30S ribosomal protein S21, with the translated sequence MSKTIVRKNESLEDALRRFKRSVSKTGTLAEARKREFYEKPSVKRKKKSEAARKRKF
- the mtaB gene encoding tRNA (N(6)-L-threonylcarbamoyladenosine(37)-C(2))-methylthiotransferase MtaB, producing the protein MATVAFHTLGCKVNHYETEAIWQLFKQSGYERVDFEKTADVYVVNTCTVTNTGDKKSRQVIRRAVRHNPDAVICVTGCYAQTSPAEIMAIPGVDIVVGTQDREKMLDYIEQYRQERQPINAVRNIMKTRVYEELDVPYFTDRTRASLKIQEGCNNFCTFCIIPWARGLMRSRDGKEVIKQAQQLVDAGYKEIVLTGIHTGGYGEDMKDYNLAGLLRDMEAEVKGLKRLRISSIEASQISDEVIEVLDKSKVVVRHLHIPLQSGSNTVLKRMRRKYTMEFFQERLNRLKEALPGLAITSDVIVGFPGETEEEFMETYNFIKENRFSELHVFPYSKRTGTPAARMEDQIPEEVKNERVHRLIELSNQLAKEYASQFEGEVLEIIPEEPFKEGDREGLYVGYTDNYLKVVFEGSEELIGKLVKVKITKAGYPYNEGQFVRVLEDDMKKESASA
- a CDS encoding 16S rRNA (uracil(1498)-N(3))-methyltransferase — protein: MQRYFVEEKNVNGTTIRIVGDDVHHIARVMRMSAGDHIYCCVNGKTAACTIAEITNEFVDSTIVEWIETTSELPILVTIASGLPKGDKLELIFQKGTELGAAAFLPFQASRSIVKWDAKKTDKKVERLKKIVKEAAEQSHRTEIPHVYAPVSFKQLLEMSKEYDVCLVAYEEEAKQGEKANFAKALTTIEPGQKLLIVFGPEGGLSEEEVSALREYKFVPCSLGPRILRTETAPLYALSAASYHFELMG
- the prmA gene encoding 50S ribosomal protein L11 methyltransferase; protein product: MKWSEISIHTTEEAVEAVSHILHEAGASGVAIEDPAELTKEREQQYGEIYALNPAEYPADGVVIKAYFPQTDSLQETIASLKSSIDVLPSYDIEIGTGNITINEVDEEDWATAWKKYYHPVQISDTFTIVPTWEEYTPSSPDEKIIELDPGMAFGTGTHPTTTMCIRALEKTVKPGDTVIDVGTGSGVLSIAAAKLGAASVQAYDLDPVAVESAEMNVRLNKTDDVVSVGQNSLLEGIEGPVDLIVANLLAEIILMFPEDAARVVKQGGLFITSGIIAAKEKTISEALEKAGFTIKEVLRMEDWVAIIAQNA
- the dnaJ gene encoding molecular chaperone DnaJ, with product MSKRDYYEVLGVSKSASKDEIKKAYRRLAKKYHPDVSKEENAVEKFKEVQEAYEVLSDEQKRAQYDQFGHAGSSQGFGGGDFGGGFGFEDIFSSFFGGGSRRRDPNAPRQGADLQYQVTLEFEEAIFGKELNVEIPVEDPCDTCHGSGAKPGTTKETCKYCSGTGQISVEQNTPFGRIVNRQTCRHCSGTGQMIKEKCTTCHGTGKVRKRKKINVKIPAGIDNGQQIRVAGKGEAGVNGGPAGDLYVVVHVREHEFFERDGDHIICEMPLTFAQAALGAEVEVPTVHGKVKLKIPAGTQTGTEFRLKGKGAPNVRGYGQGDQYVVVRVVVPTNLTAHQKELLREFAGQEDKDDSLFGKLKRAFKGE